The Myripristis murdjan chromosome 17, fMyrMur1.1, whole genome shotgun sequence DNA segment tgaaaccatgactctcctccacagagtccagaccacatTCACTCAACCTCTCCGTGCTggaattatgttttattgttctgGAGCCTTGGCTGAGTTTCATCAGCTCAAATAGACAGGAGTTATTAAAGCAGCAAAATgtaagtttctgttttttttaaaaaaatatttttgcctCAGTTGCTGCAGCTTGAGGTCTTCACTTGAGGTGTTTCTGTACTGCACTTCCTCCAGTCAAAAAGTATGGGCAGGACTGTAACCTGAGAGTTCAGAGgacatttattcatatgaaaaCATCAACTGTTGTCTacacacttcacttcacttcacttcacttcactttattGTCAGACTAATCTGAAATTTGTCTTGCACTTTGGTAGctccatttacaaacatttaacatgacattatacatttaacatgacattaTACAAAACAGAGCATCGcataattacataattataattacatgACATTATACAAAAAGAACATCACATAATAACCAAAGATAATATTCATAGCCCTTCAATGTGCATTTGATCGGGAATTAAGCTCTGTGTTTAATTTTAGGATTAACTGATGCACAAAAGACACTTCTAATATCTGTTGCGTAATTGTGTTGTCCCTAtaatattttctgcttttctgtccCTTAATGGACTCAGCACCAGAGGTTTCCCCTTTATTATAGCTGAGTagttcatattttgtattttgttctgCTGGCACTTTGAAAATTTTAATGTTTCAATTCCAGTTTAGTAAATGTTGTTGACGTTATATCcaaggggaagaaagaaaatgtttcattatgCTGGATTTCAATCAAAATATCATTGAGTTTGAATTGTCTTTGTACATAGTAGTTTTATATACTGCTGTATCTATGTATTGTAATTTTTCATAAGGTACAAAACAATGACACTTAATGAAACTATGAATAATGAAATCACTATTATTATAATCAATTTAAAGAATGATCATGTTCAGAGGTTTTCCCTTCATTATAGCTAAGTAatccatatttttatttcattcatttaatccCATTTTGTAAATGCTCTCGATATGATatctaagagaaaaaaaagagaacttCAGTATATATTTCattgaatttttgagttttataaACAATTGTTCCAAGTGCTACTTTTTCTGTggatgttttgtcatttttttattggtgtaaaatcaataaacaacaCTGAACTAAACTACCTTTGTTAAGAAATCAgtatgaaaaattaaataattattattataatcaataaaaacagtgtttgtgttttccctccacacaacttttttttctgactggaCAGATTTTGTCGACTGAAATTTAACACAACAACTCCCTCTAGTGGAGGCTGTGGTTCACCTGATTCTGTTCTTGCTGGGTGTGATGAAGTGTTTGAGAGGTGCTGGAGCTAAATCATGAATAATCTTATAGAGCACAGCCACCTGGTGTTTCTGCAGTAAATACTGAGACACAGCGGGCTCTGATCTCACTGAGATGTGGTTTTCTCAGGGCAGGTTTGTTTGGGCTGGCACAGATTTGTTCTGcagatttttcagtttaattgaGATATTTTCACAGTAGACCAAATATTCGGACACTGAAAACAGAGAAGACATGAAAGTTAATATTGGAATGCTTTCTCTCACTGAACTCATtacagaaagagacaaagtctgtgtgtgttcaccagtCAGTCTGCCGGtgtctgcttcacacacacagagcagacagggagacaggttCAACTGTGTATTGTGAGCAAAAAGGATTAAATCCCAGGGAGCTCACGGTTCTCCAGTTTAAAGATTCCATATTGATTTGTCATAATCTTCACCTCATGTTGTAAACCAGAGCTGAACACACTCTGCCTCTTCAAAACCACTCCTTTTCCTGGAATAAAGCAGAGCCTGAAAACCCCTCCCTCTTCTCGTTTCATAGAAAGTAAAACTGTCAGACGTTCACTGTCACTGACAAGTGAAATGGCGCAGAGAGGAATTCAACCGGGCTCAGAAAAATTCTGCTGTTTGATCTGTCTGGATCTActgaaggatccggtgactattccctgtggacacagctactgcatgagctgcaTTAAAAGCTTCtgggatgaagaggagaagagggaaatcCACAGCTGCCCCcagtgcagacaaaccttcacaccaagacctgtcctggtgaaaaacaccatgtttgcagagttactggaggaaatgaagaagatgggactccaagctgctcctcctgatctctgctatgctggacctggagatgtggcctgtgatgtctgcactgggagaaagctgaaagccctcaagtcctgtctggtgtgtccagcctcttactgtgagcagcacctccagcctcactacgATGCAGctccattaaagaaacacaagctggtggaagccactgtgcagcttcaggagaacatctgctctcgtcacgatgaggtgatgaagattttctgccgcactgatcagcagtgtatctgttatctctgctccatggatgaacataaaggccaccacacagtctcagctgcagcagaaaggaccgagaggcagaaagagctcgggctgagtcaacaaaaaatccagcagagaatccgggacacagagaaagacgtgaaggtgcttcagcaggaggtggaggccatcaatcgctctgctgataaagcagtggaggacagtgagaagatcttcactgagctgatcaCTTTGATTGAcaaaagaaggtctgatgtgaagcagcagatcagatcccagcagagagaggaagtgagtcgggctgaagaagttcaggagaagctgaagcaggagatcgttgagctgaggaggaaagatgctgaactggagcagctctcacacacagaggatcacatccattttctacacaACTACCCCTCGCTgtcatgtctcagtgaatctacacactcacccagcaacaacatccgtcctctgagctactttgaggatgtgactgcagctgtgtcagagctgagagacaaactacaggaccttcttagtgaggaatggtccaagatctcactgacagtgactggagtggatgttctactgtcacaaccaacgcccaagaccagagctgaattcttacaatattcatgtcaaatcacactggatccaaacacagcaaacacacggctgtcattatctgaggggaacagaaaagTGACACGAATGGAAGAAGATCAGTCATATCCTCCTCACCAAGAAAGATTCACTGGAAGGCCTCAGGTCCTGagtagagagagtctgactggacgttgttactgggaggtggagaggagggggttATGTGTTTCAATAGCAGTCGCATACAAGGATATTAGCAGAAATGGTGATGAGAGTCAATTTGGATTCAATGACAAGTCTTGGACATTAGATTGTTATGACAAGAAGTTCAGACATAACAGCATCAAAACTCCCACATCAGTCCGTGTGTCCTACAGAGtaggagtgtacctggatcacacagcaggtattctgtccttctacaacgtctctgaaaccatgactctcctccacagagtccagaccacattcactcagcctcttCATGCTGGAATTGGGTTTTACTGGCCCTATGGAGCCTCGGCTGAGTTTAGTCagctcaagtagacaggagttattaaagcagcaaaatgtaagtttctgtttttaaaaaaatatttttgcctCAGTTGCTGCAGCTTCAGGTCTTCACTTGAGGTGTTTCTGCACtcccacctgtcaatcaaacagtgtgctCTTTCCCAGCAAAGAGCAGCCAGACACTGAGAGTTCAGAGgacatttattcatatgaaaaCATCAACTGTTGTCTTCACACTTCTAATATTTGTTGCATAATTGTGTTGTTCCtgtaatattttctgtttttctgttccttAATGGACTCAGCACCAGAGGTTTCCCCTTTATTATAGCTGAGtagttcatattttgtgttttgttctgctggCACTTTGTACATTTTAATGTTTCAATTCCAATTTAGTAAATGTTGTTGATATTATATGCAAGGGGACgaagaaaatgtttcattatgGTGTATTTGAATGTAAATATCCTCGAGTTTGAGTTGTTATGTACAAAGTTGCTTTAAATGCCTCTTTATCaatgtattgtaattttttgtaaggtacaaaatcaataaacaacaCCAAACTAAATTACTTGTAcaacaaatgaaattattattattattattattattattattatagtccATTTCAAACCACACTGATTAGATGTAAAGAATGTGGATGGGTAACATTACTGAGCTTGCAGCCTCCAGCTTTTGAATCATTTATTTCTTGTTGCAATCAAGATTGGCTTGGTGCActtgttaccaaaaaaaaaaaaaaaaaaaaaaaaaaaaaattctcaaattcTCATGTCAGCTTGAAAAACCTTCGAAAGGACGAggaggtaaattgataatatGTGAACTGTAACATGATGAAACATTTCATGTAGCTGTGGACGTGCTGTCATTTTGAGATATTGTGATGAGGAACCAAGCTGCTGGTTATTTATGGGCAAAATTACTtcaacttattattatttttaaatcacatatCACAGCAAATACATACAAAGCTTTCTTATTTTTAGAATACAAAGTAGTTGTCAATAAaagtttgatttcatttttaaaaataatgttttatggTTGTCATACATAGATTCGCAAATATGTGCTTTTATAAAATCTAATTGTATCttgctgcttttaatgtttctgtaaagcactttgaattaccttgtgttgaattgtgctatataaataaacttgccttgccttgccttgcctaatTAATATTATAGTACTGTTTTCCTTTAGCAGCAGAGTGAAgaataaaaccaaacaacacATTTATAGGAGAGGGGAAATTCAGAGTCAGTATGTTAAAAGTCACAGACAGACAAGTTGCCCCCAAACCTTTGGGAAAAGAACGAGCAGTTCACattaatgtcctttttgaatCTTTGTAGAAATACCTTGGAGGGATGAGGATGATAAATCATTTTACAAGTGACTCCCTAATGTTTTTAGTGATCAAATATTTAGAagtaataatattaacaataataaaaacacacattcaagttttgaatgtgtgtgttggctaGACTAGAGTGGAGGAAGTCGGAAGCTGGGAGTTGACAGCATTTGTGAGAAGTTTGAATTTCTATTTGCGATAACTAAGAACGAT contains these protein-coding regions:
- the LOC115375026 gene encoding tripartite motif-containing protein 16-like, which codes for MAQRGIQPGSEKFCCLICLDLLKDPVTIPCGHSYCMSCIKSFWDEEEKREIHSCPQCRQTFTPRPVLVKNTMFAELLEEMKKMGLQAAPPDLCYAGPGDVACDVCTGRKLKALKSCLVCPASYCEQHLQPHYDAAPLKKHKLVEATVQLQENICSRHDEVMKIFCRTDQQCICYLCSMDEHKGHHTVSAAAERTERQKELGLSQQKIQQRIRDTEKDVKVLQQEVEAINRSADKAVEDSEKIFTELITLIDKRRSDVKQQIRSQQREEVSRAEEVQEKLKQEIVELRRKDAELEQLSHTEDHIHFLHNYPSLSCLSESTHSPSNNIRPLSYFEDVTAAVSELRDKLQDLLSEEWSKISLTVTGVDVLLSQPTPKTRAEFLQYSCQITLDPNTANTRLSLSEGNRKVTRMEEDQSYPPHQERFTGRPQVLSRESLTGRCYWEVERRGLCVSIAVAYKDISRNGDESQFGFNDKSWTLDCYDKKFRHNSIKTPTSVRVSYRVGVYLDHTAGILSFYNVSETMTLLHRVQTTFTQPLHAGIGFYWPYGASAEFSQLK